From a single Calothrix sp. NIES-2098 genomic region:
- a CDS encoding sulfate transporter produces the protein MLKKHHVTLPSIPGLKRLLSYQKGWLRGDIVAGVTVAAYLIPQCMAYGELAGVQPVVGLWAILPPMIIYTLLGSSPQLSVGPESTTAVMTAAAIAPLVASHGGNYASLASLLALMVGIVCIIGYIARLGFLADLLSKPILIGYMAGVAIIMITGQLGKIGGIGLDANTVFGEVSEFFSKLNQIHQPTLILGAIVLAFLFVIQRRFPNAPGPLLAVLLATASVALFNLDQQGVAVVGEIPAGLPHFSLPKLSIPEISTLVASAIGIAIVGYSDNVLTARAFATRNHYKIDANQELLALGTSNLGNGLMQGFPISSSGSRTAIADSLGSKSQVFSLVALVVVLLVLLFLRPLLAQFPKAALGAIVIYAATKLIEIPEFIRLAKFRRSELFLALTTTVGVLLTDILVGVGVAVGLSVIELFARVARPHDAVLGEVPGLPGLHDIEDWEGAKTIPGLVIYRYDAPLCFANVENFKRRALEAIEAETTPVEWFVLNTEAIAEVDITAIDTLGELHGELTSRGITFAMTRVKRDLYYQLQRSHLLQKIGAEHIYLTLHTAIAAFQERDRSSSDEKIS, from the coding sequence ATGTTGAAAAAGCATCATGTAACCTTGCCCAGCATACCCGGATTGAAACGGTTGCTGTCTTACCAGAAAGGATGGTTGCGTGGCGACATAGTGGCGGGTGTCACGGTAGCCGCTTACTTAATTCCGCAGTGCATGGCTTATGGGGAGTTAGCTGGGGTGCAGCCTGTGGTGGGATTGTGGGCAATTCTACCGCCAATGATTATTTATACTTTGTTGGGATCGTCGCCTCAACTCTCGGTAGGGCCGGAATCAACTACGGCGGTGATGACAGCAGCTGCGATCGCTCCTTTGGTAGCATCTCATGGTGGTAATTATGCTAGTCTCGCTTCTCTGCTGGCTTTAATGGTTGGCATTGTCTGCATAATTGGTTACATTGCTCGCTTGGGTTTTCTTGCCGATTTACTTTCCAAACCAATTCTGATTGGTTATATGGCAGGGGTTGCCATAATTATGATTACGGGACAGTTAGGTAAAATTGGTGGCATTGGCTTGGATGCAAATACTGTCTTTGGGGAAGTAAGTGAATTTTTTAGTAAGCTAAACCAAATCCATCAGCCAACTCTAATTTTAGGGGCTATAGTTTTAGCTTTTTTGTTTGTGATTCAGCGTCGCTTTCCCAATGCACCTGGACCTTTGTTAGCAGTGTTACTGGCAACGGCTAGTGTAGCGTTATTCAATCTCGACCAACAAGGCGTGGCGGTAGTAGGAGAGATTCCGGCTGGCTTACCGCATTTCAGTTTACCGAAATTATCGATTCCAGAGATATCAACGCTTGTAGCTTCAGCCATTGGAATTGCGATCGTCGGCTATTCAGATAATGTACTCACAGCCAGGGCATTTGCTACCCGCAATCACTACAAAATTGACGCCAACCAAGAACTGTTGGCGCTAGGAACCTCAAATTTAGGAAACGGATTGATGCAGGGTTTTCCAATTAGTAGTAGCGGTAGCCGCACTGCGATCGCTGATTCATTGGGAAGCAAAAGTCAGGTATTCTCCTTAGTGGCACTAGTTGTAGTGCTTTTGGTTTTGTTATTTCTGCGTCCCTTACTAGCACAGTTTCCTAAAGCAGCGTTGGGGGCGATTGTTATTTATGCAGCTACCAAACTGATTGAGATACCAGAATTTATCAGATTAGCAAAATTCCGACGCAGTGAGTTATTCTTAGCCCTCACTACAACAGTTGGAGTTCTACTCACAGATATTTTGGTGGGTGTTGGCGTAGCGGTGGGTTTATCTGTGATTGAGTTATTTGCCAGGGTAGCACGACCCCACGATGCAGTTTTGGGAGAAGTTCCAGGTTTACCAGGATTACACGACATTGAAGACTGGGAAGGAGCCAAAACTATCCCCGGTTTAGTAATCTATCGTTATGATGCTCCCCTTTGCTTTGCCAATGTGGAAAATTTTAAACGCAGGGCGCTGGAAGCAATTGAGGCAGAAACAACTCCTGTAGAATGGTTTGTGCTGAATACGGAAGCAATTGCCGAAGTTGATATCACTGCCATCGACACATTAGGAGAATTGCACGGCGAACTGACTAGCAGAGGTATTACCTTTGCGATGACACGGGTGAAACGGGATCTTTACTACCAGTTACAGCGATCGCATCTGTTGCAAAAGATTGGTGCAGAACACATTTATCTTACCTTGCATACTGCGATCGCCGCATTTCAAGAACGCGATCGTTCTTCTAGCGATGAGAAGATCTCATAA
- the ileS gene encoding isoleucyl-tRNA synthetase: MTEAGSYKDTVNLPKTNFDMRANALKREPEIQKFWEENKIYDRLSENNPGELFILHDGPPYANGSLHTGHALNKILKDIINRYQLLRGRKVRYVPGWDCHGLPIELKVLQNMKSAERQNLTPLQLRQKAKEFALATVDAQRQSFKRYGVWGDWDNPYLTLKPEYEAAQIGVFGQMVLKGYIYRGLKPVHWSPSSKTALAEAELEYPEGHTSRSIYAAFPITSLSEAAKPLLGEYLPDLGVAVWTTTPWTIPGNLAVAVNADLNYAVVEVAQSHFKYLIVAADLVERLASTLELELTVKATFKGKDLEHITYRHPLFDRESPVVVGGDYITTESGTGLVHTAPGHGQEDYIVGQRYGLPILAPVDDNGNFTQEAGQFAGLNVLGDGNQAVIDALAAAGSLLKEEPYQHKYPYDWRTKKPTIFRATEQWFASVEGFREEALKAIASVKWIPAQGENRITPMVAERSDWCISRQRAWGVPIPVFYDEETGEPLLNEETINHVQAIVAEKGSDAWWELSVEELLPEQYRNNGRSYRRGTDTMDVWFDSGSSWAAVIKQRPELCYPADMYLEGSDQHRGWFQSSLLTSVAVNGIAPYKTVLTHGFVLDEQGRKMSKSLGNVVDPQVMIVGGKDQKKEPPYGADVLRLWVSSVDYTSDVRIGNNIIKQLNDVRGKIRNTARFLLGSLHDFDPEKDAVAFEDLPELDRYMLHRMTEVFGEVTEAFDSFQFFRFFQTVQNFCVVDLSNFYLDAAKDRLYISTPDGFRRRSCQTVLKIALENLARAIAPVLCHTAEDIWQHLPYATPYKSVFEAGWVQVEEKWHNPGIAEFWQQIRQLRTEVNKVLEQARIEKLIGSSLEAKVLLYINDEKLRASVKALNPVKGNGIDELRYLFITSQVEVLDTPEALQGLKYNLQSDTWGIGVVNADGEKCDRCWNYSIHVGESKEHPLLCERCVSALAGKF, encoded by the coding sequence GTGACAGAAGCAGGAAGTTACAAAGATACTGTAAATCTACCCAAAACGAACTTTGATATGCGGGCGAACGCGCTCAAGCGTGAGCCAGAAATCCAAAAATTTTGGGAAGAAAATAAAATTTACGATCGCCTTTCCGAGAATAATCCCGGCGAATTATTTATACTGCACGATGGGCCTCCCTACGCAAATGGCTCGCTTCATACTGGTCATGCCTTAAATAAAATTCTCAAAGATATTATTAATCGCTACCAACTGCTACGGGGGCGTAAGGTTCGCTATGTGCCTGGTTGGGACTGCCACGGCTTGCCCATCGAACTGAAAGTTTTGCAGAATATGAAGTCAGCAGAACGGCAGAATCTCACGCCTTTACAACTGCGGCAGAAAGCGAAAGAATTTGCCCTAGCAACAGTAGATGCACAACGCCAAAGTTTTAAACGTTATGGTGTTTGGGGTGATTGGGATAATCCTTATCTGACTTTGAAGCCGGAATATGAAGCGGCGCAAATTGGCGTGTTCGGTCAGATGGTGTTGAAAGGATACATCTATCGTGGCTTAAAGCCGGTTCATTGGAGTCCCAGTTCTAAGACTGCTTTAGCTGAAGCTGAGTTGGAATACCCGGAAGGTCATACTTCCCGCAGTATCTACGCGGCTTTCCCCATCACCAGTTTGTCGGAAGCAGCTAAACCACTGCTAGGAGAATATTTACCAGATTTGGGTGTTGCTGTTTGGACAACTACACCTTGGACAATTCCGGGTAACTTGGCGGTGGCGGTAAATGCAGACCTCAACTATGCTGTGGTGGAAGTCGCGCAGAGTCATTTCAAATATCTGATTGTGGCTGCTGATTTGGTGGAACGTTTAGCTTCTACTTTGGAACTTGAACTAACTGTAAAAGCCACATTCAAAGGGAAAGATTTAGAACATATAACTTACCGTCATCCTTTATTTGACCGCGAAAGTCCGGTTGTTGTGGGTGGCGATTACATTACCACTGAGTCCGGTACGGGGCTGGTACATACTGCGCCCGGTCACGGTCAAGAAGACTACATTGTTGGTCAGCGCTATGGTTTGCCCATCCTTGCACCAGTAGATGATAACGGCAACTTTACCCAAGAGGCGGGACAGTTTGCTGGATTGAATGTGCTGGGTGATGGAAACCAGGCGGTAATTGATGCGTTAGCTGCGGCTGGTTCTCTGTTGAAGGAAGAACCCTATCAGCACAAATATCCTTACGACTGGCGGACGAAAAAGCCGACGATTTTCCGCGCCACCGAACAATGGTTTGCTTCCGTAGAAGGATTTAGAGAAGAAGCATTAAAAGCGATCGCCTCGGTAAAATGGATTCCAGCCCAAGGTGAAAATCGCATCACGCCAATGGTAGCGGAACGTTCTGATTGGTGTATCTCGCGTCAGCGGGCTTGGGGTGTACCAATTCCCGTTTTCTACGATGAAGAAACTGGAGAACCACTGCTGAATGAGGAAACCATCAACCACGTCCAAGCAATTGTCGCGGAAAAAGGTTCCGATGCTTGGTGGGAATTGTCGGTAGAGGAATTGTTACCAGAACAATACCGCAATAACGGTCGATCTTACCGCCGAGGTACTGACACAATGGATGTGTGGTTTGATTCTGGTTCATCTTGGGCAGCTGTTATCAAGCAGCGTCCAGAATTGTGCTACCCAGCAGATATGTATTTGGAAGGTTCAGACCAACATCGCGGCTGGTTCCAGTCAAGTTTGCTCACCAGTGTAGCGGTGAATGGCATTGCACCTTACAAAACTGTGTTGACTCACGGCTTTGTCCTAGACGAACAAGGGCGGAAGATGAGTAAATCATTGGGGAATGTGGTCGATCCGCAGGTGATGATTGTCGGCGGTAAAGACCAGAAAAAAGAACCACCCTATGGTGCTGACGTGTTGCGGTTGTGGGTGTCGTCCGTAGATTACACCTCCGATGTGCGTATCGGTAACAACATCATCAAGCAGCTAAATGATGTTAGAGGTAAGATTCGCAATACAGCGCGGTTCTTGTTGGGTAGCTTGCATGACTTCGACCCGGAAAAAGATGCAGTAGCTTTTGAAGATTTACCAGAACTCGATCGCTATATGCTGCATCGCATGACTGAAGTGTTTGGTGAAGTCACAGAAGCCTTTGATAGTTTCCAATTCTTCCGCTTTTTCCAAACAGTGCAGAATTTCTGCGTTGTGGATTTATCCAACTTCTACTTAGATGCTGCCAAAGATAGGCTTTACATCAGTACACCTGATGGTTTCCGCCGTCGCAGTTGTCAAACAGTGCTGAAAATAGCTTTAGAGAATTTAGCACGAGCGATCGCTCCCGTGTTATGTCACACCGCCGAAGATATTTGGCAACATCTCCCCTACGCCACACCTTACAAATCGGTGTTTGAAGCCGGTTGGGTGCAAGTAGAGGAAAAATGGCATAATCCAGGAATCGCAGAATTCTGGCAACAAATCCGGCAACTGCGTACTGAGGTAAATAAAGTGCTAGAGCAAGCTAGGATAGAAAAATTAATTGGTTCTTCCCTAGAAGCGAAAGTACTGCTGTATATCAATGACGAGAAATTACGAGCTTCAGTAAAAGCACTGAACCCAGTCAAAGGTAATGGTATCGATGAACTCCGCTATTTGTTCATCACTTCCCAAGTAGAAGTATTGGATACTCCCGAAGCACTGCAAGGTTTGAAATACAACTTACAGTCAGATACCTGGGGTATTGGTGTAGTTAACGCAGATGGCGAGAAGTGCGATCGCTGTTGGAACTATTCCATCCACGTGGGAGAATCAAAAGAACATCCCCTACTTTGCGAACGCTGCGTTTCCGCCTTAGCAGGGAAGTTTTAA
- a CDS encoding cobyrinic acid a,c-diamide synthase produces MGYVIATANMKGGVGKTTITVNLATCLAKYHGKRVLVLDLDSQISATLSLMSPLEFAKRRKNRKTFRYLIDQVIAPEPNAKFTIPDIVHANVCNQPGLDLLPGDIDLYDEFVVSEMLHEQSVALGEQDFETVWNRFERVLINNIIKPVRQEYDFIILDCAPGYNLLTRSALACSDFYILPAKPEPLSVVGIQLLERRIGQLKDSHEHEAKINIKMLGIVFSMSSANLLTGRYYKQVMHRVVEDFGVDKICKNQIPVDVNVAKAVDSFMPAVLMSPQSPGSKSFIQLTQELLEKL; encoded by the coding sequence ATGGGATATGTAATTGCAACTGCAAATATGAAAGGTGGTGTCGGTAAAACCACCATTACAGTGAATTTAGCTACTTGTTTAGCTAAATATCACGGAAAACGGGTGCTGGTTCTGGACTTAGATAGCCAAATTAGTGCCACACTCAGCCTGATGTCGCCTTTGGAATTTGCCAAGCGTCGGAAAAATAGAAAGACATTTCGATATCTAATAGATCAAGTTATTGCACCAGAACCAAACGCTAAGTTTACGATTCCGGATATCGTTCACGCTAATGTTTGTAATCAGCCTGGATTGGATTTATTACCAGGAGATATCGATTTATACGATGAATTTGTTGTTTCAGAAATGCTGCACGAACAATCGGTGGCTTTAGGCGAGCAGGATTTTGAAACAGTTTGGAATCGCTTTGAAAGGGTGTTAATTAATAACATCATTAAACCAGTTCGCCAAGAGTATGATTTTATTATTTTGGATTGTGCGCCTGGTTATAATCTGTTAACTCGTAGTGCTTTGGCTTGTAGTGATTTTTATATTTTACCTGCTAAACCAGAACCTTTATCTGTAGTAGGTATTCAATTGTTGGAAAGACGCATTGGACAATTAAAAGACAGTCACGAACATGAAGCGAAAATCAATATAAAAATGCTGGGTATTGTATTCAGTATGTCGAGTGCAAATCTCCTCACCGGCAGATACTACAAACAAGTGATGCATCGCGTTGTCGAAGATTTTGGTGTAGATAAAATTTGTAAGAATCAAATTCCAGTTGATGTGAATGTGGCGAAGGCTGTTGATAGTTTTATGCCGGCTGTTTTAATGAGTCCTCAATCACCTGGTTCTAAATCATTTATTCAGTTAACTCAGGAATTGTTGGAGAAGTTGTAG